A segment of the Manihot esculenta cultivar AM560-2 chromosome 13, M.esculenta_v8, whole genome shotgun sequence genome:
ttggtgcatttggcgagaggcagggcacgtttctgccctgctgatgaactcaggttcggccgccgaagggacattcggccgccgaacccatgaggaggtggcttcggctgcccaagcttgcccccgagcttttggactttcggctctggaggaaagttcggccgccgaaggtgctgccgaaggttggagactttcgtctctggagtgtcttttggcccccgaaacttgcccccaaaagggttcggcagccgaaagtggagatttggccgccgaaggtgcttgagtttcgtctctggagaggactttcggccgccgaacctgccgccgaaagtgttctgtccaaccttcctttgcatgctttgcatgattgttagagagtatagcaggcttgctacgggttctggcggccttaagccgacctgaatcctagcgccggtgacggtccaatttggggtcgttacactaaacATCCAAACCTATGTTACCCATCTCTCGACTCAAACGAAGCAAAACAACCATGTCACCCTTCTCCTCTAGGAACCGACCACTATAGCCAATAAAATACAAATAGAGGCGGTTATTCTTCCTAAACTAGACGAAAGGCCTAAACATCCAGCTGAACAAAAAAGAACACAAACCCGACCAAGGCATAAAAGGTCaataaactcctcaacaaaaGAAGAACAGAGATTCAACGATCTAAGCACATGCATGTCGATGGATCAATTAAAGACGAATGAACCAGACACCTAAGAAAGGAAAGAGTACTCTTGCACAATTGAATCAGGTTATCATCTCCAGAGCCTAGAATGAGCCTTCAGATCATCAATAGAAGCAAGGAATGAAAGAAGGGTACGTCCCGAGACTCTGTTTCACAAGATCAACGTCATCCTTCACTAGATTCTATCTTCAAGAATATATATTTGGGTCATTCACCTGCAGAACCAAAGAAAAGAAATgagagatttactatttagtccctaaatattgtcattattaataagtcagtccctgcattttcagaaacctattaaaatatcattatcttttcttttcgtcaacgaaatagttatTCTGTcctcttttccattaaaaataaataaaatatgaaagagaaaattttcaaaattcaattttacactCAAATAAAATCCCTTATTTAGTCCTGGATATTGCCACtattaacaagtcaatccctgcattttcagaaatctattaaaacatccttatattttctaaaatatattaaaacgttcttgtCTTTTctcaaatctattaaaatgtcttttattttttctttccgttaacgaaatagtctcccctcctcctcctcctcctcctcctcctcctcctcctcctcctcctcctcctcctcctcctcctcctcctcctcagaagaagaagaagaagaagaagaaggggatAATTTGATCTTTTATTCATTGGTATTTtattcgttgacggagagaaaaattaaagatattttaataggtttctgaaaatgcagagactgatttgttaataataataatacctagagactaaataataaatctcccccaaaaaatagagaaaatactAGGTAAGTCACATAACTAAACTCCCTCAGAATAAGCGTCCGTCTCTAGCAAAACACAGGACTAAAAACTATGTACATTCTCTCCTAGATGGAGAGAAAGACAACCCATGTTTGGGTGAGAGGGAATGAGCTACTTTCGCTCGAAAATGGCAAAGATAGCTGCGAACTTTCAATACAAATGAGGCCTTTTgcctcaaaaagaaaaagcaaagacAAAGAGAAAAGCTCTCAAAGAGAGCGAAAAGACATTAGGTTGAGCTTACTGTAAAAGTGTAGTTTGGTGGGACATAAAGTTAGTACTTTtactcttttgttttttttttattatctttttacaGTTAATGCGAGAAAACTTTGTAGGTTGTTATCCTTAATTTACCTTATGCATTTTTTTCATGGTCatttttactataaaaaattGAGAGTAGAATTacaataattttcaaaattcattgtaaaatttgaaaattatgtTAAAAGTTTATTTTGAAAACAAAGATAAGACTCAGAATTTCGTTCGACAGATCATAAGTTGCAAGTGAGAAttagtaattaaataaattattttttgagcttaaattgaaatgcaagaatttCAAGGTTTTATAACACTAACCatctattcattttaaaattatcaaataaaataaaggcaAATTGACATCTTAGTTATTTGATTCAatgttatttaataattaatagttGATTGTTAATCGaaatttatacattttaaatgtttaataaattatatgtaactcttattattaatatataaaatatagaggTGTAAACGAACTAAGCCGAACCGAGCCGAGTTTTAAAAAACTCAAACTTAgttcattaaaaatttttcgACCTTAACCTGAACTCGAGTTTTATTCATTTCGAACTCGAGTCGAGTATTAATAAGTtcaagtttggctcgtttagTAAACGAATTTAGACAAATTgagcttttatcgagtttaatattgaataattcaatatatttttatatataatgagttttattttaaaaccaccatgtttaaaattaaataattttagttaaacaaGTATATATACAAATTACATCGTAAATTTATAAAGATGAGCTCTCTTAACGATCTAAATATATACAagttttaaaagtataattaaactatatagagctgaaatttaaaaaatttagatttggctCGTGAAAGTATATGGAGAtttgactttatttttttataatattaatctcAACCTACTTAACGAGACTATATATGACTGTGCGGGTGTCGAAAccgataaaaaataacctttttggttatccacaattttacaactgtagatagtgttaaaaggatcgaatccacaaggatcgaatccacaaggatcgaatccacaaggatcgaatccacaaggaattgatacttacctatttttcttatcaaaaccAAGTAGATATTTTTAGATTGTTGAgctaaactaaaattaaaaatagcaaagtgaagcaaataataaagtaaagagaattcaataatgagaaaagctctagttgaaaaattggatctacttcagttgttgggattgatcattgacacttaggttctgttatttgactcaataaattagttatgggggtggaagatgcttctcaccaccatatccctcctcaagcatagattaactagaaaacgttctctaattaatcactaatcaacaagttgctgaGGAACGTCCTCAAGGCTTTTAGCATCatacaattgtcaattgcattaagaaatagagagacctcaTTCTAGCTACCtaaacgtatggtgatcttactagattatgcaatctccttggtttttacaccaagtgttctttgcaattaagaatcaatggACCCTATTGGTctaaacaacaaaaacaacaatgaattaagcatgaaattgcataaatattgataaataaaagataaacaacatgtgttcagatctcacaatctataaacaaactgaagtttcacctaatcttcaactagaaaaaaaggtttcagccactcatggctgaatctaatataaaagtaaaagaaagaaaactagaaagaaggagAGGAAGGAGCCGATCGGCCGATTGGTGTGGCGCGTGGCTGCAGGTGCAGTCTTCTCGAAGATTGAAACTCGTTTGTTGCTGGTTTGATCCTCTTTTTATAGCTGAATAGACTACCCTAAGTTTCTTGATTTGGGATGGAGTTCTTTTCCTATTTAGAGTTGGattttcttgagatttggcttcctaaataggTGGGACAGAGTGCTGAGTTGTCTTTACATGTTTGAGGAGGGAAAGACTTCTTCGAaagtttgaaatttgaatttttcgcGTCTCTGCTTCagctttgtttgggcaaacGGTCTTGGACAAACCAGGCTTGATCTCATTTGTTATCTTTTGGGCagttttaaggccatttttaccaaattacccttttacaccatcttctacaaaataagatcaaaatcacaaaattaagtagaaaatgtgtaaattaacattaataataacatgaaaaatgggtctaaatttggcttgatCAATATACAATCATGTTCACTAGCTTACTCATGAACTTAGAAATAAACCGTGCTCATGAGTTTTAACGAGTCGAATTCTATGAAGTTCAAACTTGGCTCGTTTACTAAACGAGCATAAAAATTATACTCGAACTTGGCTCATTTAGAAATTGAGTCAAGCTTGATCAAACTTTTATCGAATCTCGAGTAGTCCAAGAACGATTTGATTCATTTATGCccctaataaaatgaaaataggaATATActgtttattttatatatatatatatatatatatatatatatatatatatatatatatatatataatcaataaGTATTAGAATAAATAGTTTAACCCTTTTCTTTGTTAAATATGATAGAAAATTCAATCCTCCTAAATGGCCTAAATATTCATTGGATCCGTTTTATACCTAAGCTAGAGATACCTAtggttatattaaatatatatttaattttattagataatatatataagatttaaaacataatttttaaaaaaataatagaatttattttttaacatatataCGGATTTCTAAGAAGAattttatttacaataaaataaaaaaataatacaaaaattatttgaattaaattcttgCAAGGATAATATAAGAAATAGAGTACAATAAGAAGCACATGAATATCACGTGCTGCTAACTATATTTTCCTTTCTATGTATTTTCTTGTCCAAAAGTACTATGTATACAATAGTTTCAACGGTGGGTTCCAAAGACAACCTTTTCTGTTTTTAGTTACTCCACCCCGAGAACCTGCTTCACAGTAGGAAGAACAAGGGTAAACAAAATAGCATAATCTCTATTTTATCCTTTTTATTTAcaagtaaaatatttataaagaaaAGTGTAAATAATCTATTTTTCCTTGTCGCCTTTcccctatttttttttaaattttcgtACAAAATTAAGGtgggaaattttttttatttaatttttatcctcCCCTATTTTAAAGATTCACCAACCAATTAGAGAGATTCTGAATCTACCCCAACAAATTTATCACAGGAATGCGATCTCCAATGTTCGCCAATATGTATCCCAGTGAGGTCTAAGGAATTTTTGTCATAATCCAGCAGAAAGTCTTCAATTTTCTTTAGTGATTTCAACTGACGACCAAGAGATGAGATTGTTTTCTGGCATTCAGCAAATTTACTTGCAGCAAATGTCAGCTCTTTCTCCTGACAGAATGCAAACATATTAATGCCGAAATATAAAAAGCAATTGACTCACTCATCAACAATTACTCATTCAGACTTGCGACCTCTCTTGTCCTCAAAACTCAAATCACAATCAATTTCATCAGGGTGAAATTATCAAAATTGACAAGAGGCTAACATAAGTAATTAGCCCTGTTTTAGAAATGCCACTGAAAAGAACAACAAAAAAGCCACAAAAACTCCAAACAAATTGTTCATGGTTCATATCAGTTATTTCACTTCCAGATCTCAATTCCCATTGGCTTAAGAGAATTGCAGCATGGGATACCAATcagtgataaaaaaaaaaacaattaagaaGTATACTTGCCATTAACACAAGCACTGCAGTTCCATTTCGTTAAAAGAAAAGGAACAGAAGTACCACAGTGTGACAGGATAACATTTGGTTGCATGGAATAAGCATTGAGAACTGTTGGAATGAGCATTAATAATAAACATTCTAGTGGGTCTTAGGGTACTGACCTGCTTCATCTTCAACTGTTCATTAAAACTTGCAATACGCCTGGACTCAATCTCATGCAGAACATTAGCTTCACATTCCTTTTTTGAAAGCTCATTCTCCAATTTTTGACACTTTGCTAAAGTTTCTGCTGAAAAAGCACACTCCTTCTCAACCTCTTCACCTAATAAACCAACTTTAGAAAGCAAGGTTTTGATTTCAGCTTCAGCAACTACAAGTTGTGACTCTGCAACTTCTTGCTTTGCTTTGATGTGCTCTATTTCCCTCTCTCTCACTAGCTTTGTTTCATTTGAAAGAGCTAACTGAACTTTCAGCTCAACCATCTTTTCCTCTGCTTCCTTTAGCCAACTTTGTGACATTTCAAGCTGCCTCTGGCATTCAGTTAAAGCCTTTTCCGACTTGACTTTTTCTCCTTCTAATTTGCCTAACCTTTCCTCCAATTCAGCAGTTCTGTGAACCATGGCTTGAAGTTCAGCTTTCCATAGGTTTTCACCACCATTTGCTTGATCTGATAACGGTCCTGCCTCCGGGTAAGCAATTCCACTTTCTGTATCAGGCAAAGCTACAAGTCTTTCCATTTCCAGAAAATCATCCATGAGACCAATTTCTACAGAAGGGACCATCAGGTTTCTTCCAAGAGGCTTCTGATTCTTGAATTGCGGAAGTTCAGTCAGAAGAGCAGATGCCCACGAGTCCGAACAACTTGGCTCACATTCATTTATCTCTGGCCCATTAATTTTGCATGTGTCACTTTCAGCTGTCAGAAGTCTCTCCCCACTATCAGACTGGCTGTCTGTGAAAGATTCGACATAAATTGAAGAGGCGGTCAAGGATTTATGATCCTTTGGAGAAGATGCCTTCCGAACTAAGTTTTTTAGCCTACGACACTCGGCTTCAAGCTTAGAAACCCTTTTTATGCTTTCCAAATGTTGTTTGCTGGCTGTTTCAGCTGCTTGGGTGCTGAGCTCTCTTTCTATAGTCCTAATTTCTAGCTCCTCAGCTTGAGAAACGAGCTCAAGTTTAAGGGAAGAGTTAACTTTCTCTGCAGCCTCAAGCTTTTGCTGAAGATCAGAATCAACTGTTGCTGCAGCTTCACTTTTAGCTGTCTGAAGCTTAGTCTCAAGATCAGACTTTATAGATTCCCATTCATGAGTTTTCTGGACAAGAGCTTCACTGATTCTTTGTTCCTGCTCTTCTCTAGCTTGCCGAAGTTGCCTCATACATTCCTTAAGTGCAGCATCCAGATGACTAACTCTATCTTCAAGTCCAACATTCTTCTTTATAGCAATCTCATGTTGTTGCTTTAAAGCCAGCAATTCCTGTTCAGCTTTCTCCCACCCTGACATTTGAGaaggaaaacaaaaaacaaGCAGCTATTTCATTTATGAAGGAAATGTCTTAATAATATTCTAATTAGTATGAGGAAAAAGATGCCACTGGCATAAAAATGCATATAGATAATGTCTATAATGCCCTCATGGAAGATACCTGATAAATGCAAACACTACaagcaaaataaacttaaataaggttaaaaaaaaaaactaattagccAAATGTTGCCTATTCATGCAATTTCCAATTGAAGTTGAGCACAGAAGGCAAGAAAGTGATACCTGAGACTGCTTCTTCTGCAACCTTGGCATGCTGCTTTACCAACTCTTCCATAGTACTGATGTTCAAATGAGCAGCAGAAAGTTTGTGTGTTAACGTTGTAACATTATCGTTAACTTCTTCATCTGGGTCTACCGCTTTAGAAGTAACTTCTAGCAACTGACTGTGAGTTGGGTATACCTTTGGTGACAAAATGTAAACAAATAAGAACTTCTCTAGCTGTATGTATCTGTGGATCATGAACTGCCAAAAACAGAAATTTTTATGCATACATAATGTTCTACCTCCAATATCTGAACTTTGATTTCAAAAAGGAACTTGAAAGAAGCACAGAAAAGAACAATCCAGAGATACAATAGTAATGAATCAACAAAAACAGGCTTGCCGACATTTCAATTCAGTTTATTGAATCAATAGCTCAAGTATCAATCTACAAACAAACACTACCCATTTAACAAATCCATCTAACCTGATCATCTGAAAATCTTTCAGAATGGGATGAGATAGATCCCGTGCTGTCAGTTTCTCCAGGATTCTTCTCTGAAGACTTCCTTCTCCATAACCAACTCCGACGGTCCATCTCCAATTACAGTAAAGCATCATCATCCCACAGCCATAACTGCAAACCAGAACGTCAACGCCGAGTGTTGGGTTACAAGAATGTATAGTGATCAAGAGATGCCTAACTCCGTAATCAAGCAAAAAGAGTCGAATCCAACTGCTGCAAAcaaatttatttgataataataataataatagtaagcTGTCTTCTTTCCTTAGAATTAACTTTCCAACCAATCTACCCTCCAAACAGAAATGTTTAaccttattattaatattttaataatcacACACATAAATCGAATGCTTTACTTGTGACATCTGAACCATATTAATAATCATAGGGAAGCTTGATTCTGGAAGCAAATGTTAACTTGGCACCTACCAAATCCCCCAATTTTCACGCCATAAGATGACAGCCATAGTGAAAGGACCAAGCGAAATCACACCTATACTCGCTTGCAAATCCATCTATATACgaatctatttatttatataaaaaaagaaaatattaaataatatattaataaaaaattaatcttattttataataactaCTTAAATTTATCTATATACTATCATTAAATTGGATTGATAAATCTAACAAAATATATTATGTGATTATCCTAATTATCATTCTAAATTagtatttaatataattcaaaataaatgatagcaaacaaatttcaaattttatcaattttaataattatactttaaactttttttctcttaataaatatattcaaaatcaatttttttatttagtttatttttcaattttaatttaacttataaatttttggatgacatatttttaaaagtaaataacccattttttaaaaattatttcatcgattaagataattttttaatcgTTATAGGTTATGAGTGCGATGACAGTGTCTATAGGAAATTGACAATGATTTTAATTAACTGAAATTgactaatttcaatttaatttattactttGATGTATCTTTTATCTAATAAACTTAactgattattaatttttattcgaATTAAGGTGgatagaataaatataattaatttagagaataaaaattatcaaaaataaattattaatttttaaaaatttgttatgaaaccaaaaattaattttggatatatttcttaaaaaaatgtttagagtataattgtttaaattaataaagtttagatatttttttaaatttttttggatTATATTAAGATATTAATTTAGGTGttgattataataataataatacgaacacttttgtaaaatttaattatttaatttaaacgacataatataaataaatttaagtggttagtataaaatatattaattaatttttaaaattcagagtATATGAGAAtatgtttaaaaatattttagccaTTCTcgtgtatgtatatatatataaaactaaatCTTCCTTTGAATGTGAAGTGGCATATTTTAAgaagacttttttttttctgaaagtGTCCATTGGTACCCTTTAAGtttattatgttaaattttttattgaattacattttttttaaattaattgatttaatttataaccTACACaacttattaatatattattaagttAATATAtgcaattaaaaacaaaaatatattattaagtttaataatttgctttaaaaaaaagtttaataattaattgcatagatttataataattaacgttaatatatttatactatCATTAAGTTataatcattattttattataattataacacCCGCTATTTGCGCTATGATTTAAATCAAACTTTTAACGTTGCTAAAATCCGTAATAAGCTTTAACATACCTCTTATATATCTCATAAAATCCCATTATAATCtcacataaatataaaaacatcATCATAAATTCAGCATGAGCATATCATAGaagcaaatgctctagtattGATATATCAATCATCCAAAATAAGTCATAAGTTGTCACTCCAAAACAGGTTCACGTGGTAAGGATTTGATAAGCGAGTAACACAATCCTGCCCAAAAAAAGGAAGATCTAGACACCTTAATATTCAGTTCATCATCAAAACTCGCCCTCGCTTGGATGAGTCGAATCTCGGTATAAAGTTACTATTAAACAGGTTCACGTGGTAAGGATTTGATAAGCGAGTAACACAATCTTGCCCAAAAAAAGGAAGATCTAGACACCTTAATATTCAGttcatcatcaagactcgccctcgcTTGGATGAGTCGAGTCTCGGTACAAAGTTACTATTAAACAGGGACAGCCCAACATATTTTCCTTTTGCCTGTAATCGCGGGATCACCAACCTATTAGCTGGCAATATCCTTTATCAAAACAGCCGATCACATCATCATCGGACTATcgaaaaatactatatttatctccactttcttacaatataaaaggagaagaatcacAAAAATAGAGATACACTATTCTCttatactatttaaattttaagaaattcattgcattcattttcttctccagtttactgacttgagcatcagAGTGGTTGCTGTGGacacccaccaccacctcacaaTCTCTTCTTGCAGGTCTAACCAATCACAGCACAGTTCTGTTTTTTGGCTACATTATTTAATTCCATTGCTGGAAAATCCATTAAATTCTTTCTATTCATTTAGATTAAAACCAATCTCTTAATCCTTTTCTCTCTGAAGAAGGAATCTCTATTTTCTATCTCTTGAAATGGTCGGAATTATATATGTCATTGCGGGAGGACCTGATAagggcaaagaaaaaaaataagcgTGTAGCAAAAGACGTCCTGTCAGTGGAATAGGAACCCTGGCCAAGCAGGAGGTAAGGTTCGGCTCTACAGACAAAGTGACTGGATTCTTTCAAAATGACCTGCTGGTCATCAAGATCCTCCTGAATAGGTACGAGGTAAAGTAAGTATTGGTAGA
Coding sequences within it:
- the LOC110629657 gene encoding filament-like plant protein isoform X2, which encodes MDRRSWLWRRKSSEKNPGETDSTGSISSHSERFSDDQVYPTHSQLLEVTSKAVDPDEEVNDNVTTLTHKLSAAHLNISTMEELVKQHAKVAEEAVSGWEKAEQELLALKQQHEIAIKKNVGLEDRVSHLDAALKECMRQLRQAREEQEQRISEALVQKTHEWESIKSDLETKLQTAKSEAAATVDSDLQQKLEAAEKVNSSLKLELVSQAEELEIRTIERELSTQAAETASKQHLESIKRVSKLEAECRRLKNLVRKASSPKDHKSLTASSIYVESFTDSQSDSGERLLTAESDTCKINGPEINECEPSCSDSWASALLTELPQFKNQKPLGRNLMVPSVEIGLMDDFLEMERLVALPDTESGIAYPEAGPLSDQANGGENLWKAELQAMVHRTAELEERLGKLEGEKVKSEKALTECQRQLEMSQSWLKEAEEKMVELKVQLALSNETKLVREREIEHIKAKQEVAESQLVVAEAEIKTLLSKVGLLGEEVEKECAFSAETLAKCQKLENELSKKECEANVLHEIESRRIASFNEQLKMKQEKELTFAASKFAECQKTISSLGRQLKSLKKIEDFLLDYDKNSLDLTGIHIGEHWRSHSCDKFVGVDSESL
- the LOC110629657 gene encoding filament-like plant protein isoform X1: MDRRSWLWRRKSSEKNPGETDSTGSISSHSERFSDDQFMIHRYIQLEKFLFVYILSPKVYPTHSQLLEVTSKAVDPDEEVNDNVTTLTHKLSAAHLNISTMEELVKQHAKVAEEAVSGWEKAEQELLALKQQHEIAIKKNVGLEDRVSHLDAALKECMRQLRQAREEQEQRISEALVQKTHEWESIKSDLETKLQTAKSEAAATVDSDLQQKLEAAEKVNSSLKLELVSQAEELEIRTIERELSTQAAETASKQHLESIKRVSKLEAECRRLKNLVRKASSPKDHKSLTASSIYVESFTDSQSDSGERLLTAESDTCKINGPEINECEPSCSDSWASALLTELPQFKNQKPLGRNLMVPSVEIGLMDDFLEMERLVALPDTESGIAYPEAGPLSDQANGGENLWKAELQAMVHRTAELEERLGKLEGEKVKSEKALTECQRQLEMSQSWLKEAEEKMVELKVQLALSNETKLVREREIEHIKAKQEVAESQLVVAEAEIKTLLSKVGLLGEEVEKECAFSAETLAKCQKLENELSKKECEANVLHEIESRRIASFNEQLKMKQEKELTFAASKFAECQKTISSLGRQLKSLKKIEDFLLDYDKNSLDLTGIHIGEHWRSHSCDKFVGVDSESL